From Methanobacterium congolense, one genomic window encodes:
- a CDS encoding CARDB domain-containing protein encodes MDGNVTGNNLNYTLISSQRVNGLNGRSSTTLSFNWTPTEYGNYTVRALADTNHEVNEVDEGDNNADDLEEVKPKIMHMELLRTEALNSSADPSGQIPRSITYYFKADYPILIETGVGIRTPTFLYATTDPVYSPNGTVVFYPYGAIWQYYGDSSDGPWHALFSNPYVTCSANTTNYNVTCWGSGSGYHQYFAIHMMTHGSDYFGDGLLKTKLAYFGAIENNF; translated from the coding sequence ATGGATGGTAACGTAACAGGTAATAATTTGAATTATACTTTGATTAGCAGTCAGAGAGTAAATGGATTAAACGGCAGGAGTAGTACTACCCTGTCGTTTAATTGGACTCCTACTGAATATGGTAATTATACTGTGAGAGCACTTGCTGACACCAATCATGAAGTAAATGAAGTTGATGAGGGAGATAATAACGCAGATGACCTAGAGGAAGTTAAACCAAAAATTATGCATATGGAATTGTTACGTACAGAAGCTCTTAATTCCTCGGCAGATCCTTCAGGACAAATTCCTCGCTCAATTACTTATTACTTCAAAGCAGATTATCCTATATTAATTGAAACAGGTGTAGGTATCAGAACTCCCACATTCCTTTATGCAACAACAGATCCTGTATATAGTCCTAATGGAACTGTGGTATTTTATCCATACGGTGCAATATGGCAATATTATGGAGATTCCTCAGATGGACCGTGGCATGCATTATTTAGTAATCCATATGTAACCTGTTCTGCAAATACTACAAATTACAATGTAACCTGTTGGGGTAGTGGAAGTGGATACCATCAATACTTTGCAATACATATGATGACCCACGGAAGTGATTATTTTGGTGATGGACTTTTAAAAACCAAATTAGCCTATTTCGGAGCCATAGAAAATAACTTTTAA
- a CDS encoding pseudomurein-binding repeat-containing protein, whose protein sequence is MSKRIVLLFLFVCFVLSISGSASAANWTVGPNSTYNYQSIQSALDNNGTNNNDTITVYSNGTNSYNENLNIKKRINLVANGSVTVKASNSNLPVITIWNHGINSIITGFNLVGGTSGIVTYADNCQIIGNNITIGTPGSSYSNGVDSGSTLDGGIAVEGNNVTIQGNTIQGNHDNVKGIMIISSNSNILNNNIKDSAFGILFGGAEYCNVTGNTLTRCYYGIDVECNDYYYASDNCQITNNTINNSTRYCIRISGAEGDENSIYNFQITGNNLTNSGNTEENGGGIYVNQNTSNINISQNTITSNRDGIDLSDSLDGTITSSSQTSTNINNNTITGNNFDGIYVGWGNINLVNNTITSNGRDGISFAANTSGYLNFNVIAQNLRYGLYVANGTSLINATNNWWGTNTPSYISNSTTAPNGTTIYDNNISQQVNYGPWLILSVNTTNNTVKGGNTTTVTADLTKNSDNQDTSGQGNIPDGTPINFNYLLGTVNTTNTTFNKGKASIIITAGNTSGTANATATVNGCTTSVPIAVDATAPSVSSNIGTGTYNGAQTIILTPNEPATIYYTTDGTDPTTSTTRIVYTNPITINNTTTLKFVAIDAAGNISPVYTQTYTIAGFSLNQITEAASWVKSYIETNKALPSTVQVGGTNLNMAQFLYLVSMATTQLRYGGSAYLTVGNFSLPSSSTEQLSTQAISIETYVDLAQKIVDYMSSNGAAPQNMALNGQTIGYNSEIYLYSRILTYYGTNNDLPQSIVVKTWSTSNIPITDISFTTDQISTAAVWVKNYIETNKALPSTVQIGETTITIAQFLYLEAKAVDELGGGSDTPIISGNYGTAPSESESVTSGSLEWSSYQNLAATVTTFIQNNGRAPNYGTTSLGNIGYKSLVYLFSRVLNYHNTYFNGLPGGLPYYINVKAWSASNIPIVDTFFTVDQITNAASRVKSYIETNKALPSTVAVGTSTLSTTQFLFLASRCVWQLNASITAPISVGSVSSPTSTSESVNTGTLNQASYSELAGNVADFIENYGRAPNYGTTSLGNIGYKSLVYLFSRILTSYKTNGVLPSFVKVKAWSTANIPIT, encoded by the coding sequence ATGTCTAAAAGGATAGTGTTGTTGTTTTTATTTGTTTGTTTTGTCCTGAGCATTTCTGGATCAGCTTCTGCAGCGAATTGGACTGTGGGTCCTAATTCTACTTATAATTACCAGTCCATCCAGTCCGCTTTGGACAATAATGGAACAAACAATAATGATACAATAACAGTTTATAGTAATGGAACAAATTCTTACAATGAAAATCTAAACATTAAAAAACGGATTAACCTAGTTGCCAATGGATCAGTCACTGTTAAAGCTTCCAATTCTAATTTACCAGTGATAACAATTTGGAATCATGGAATTAACTCCATTATAACTGGATTTAACCTTGTTGGTGGTACTAGTGGTATTGTGACATATGCTGATAACTGTCAGATAATTGGGAACAATATAACCATAGGAACTCCAGGAAGCAGTTACTCTAATGGAGTTGACAGTGGATCAACCTTGGATGGTGGAATAGCAGTTGAAGGCAACAATGTCACGATACAAGGAAATACAATACAGGGAAACCATGACAATGTAAAAGGAATCATGATAATATCATCCAACTCCAATATCCTCAACAACAATATAAAAGACAGTGCGTTTGGTATCCTATTTGGAGGAGCAGAATACTGCAACGTAACAGGAAATACACTCACTAGATGTTACTACGGTATTGATGTAGAATGTAATGATTACTACTATGCATCTGATAACTGCCAAATAACAAACAACACCATAAATAACAGTACAAGATACTGTATACGAATTAGTGGTGCAGAAGGAGATGAAAACTCAATTTACAACTTCCAAATAACTGGAAACAACCTAACAAACAGTGGAAACACAGAAGAAAATGGTGGCGGCATATACGTAAACCAAAACACTTCCAACATCAACATATCCCAAAACACCATCACGTCCAACAGAGATGGAATTGACCTAAGTGATAGTTTAGATGGAACAATTACTTCCTCTTCACAAACAAGCACAAATATAAACAACAACACCATCACAGGGAACAATTTTGATGGAATATATGTAGGTTGGGGCAATATTAATCTCGTAAATAATACCATCACATCCAATGGAAGGGATGGAATCAGTTTCGCAGCAAATACAAGTGGATACTTAAATTTCAACGTAATAGCTCAAAATCTTAGGTATGGGCTTTACGTGGCTAATGGAACATCCTTAATTAATGCTACAAATAACTGGTGGGGAACCAACACACCAAGTTATATATCAAACAGCACCACCGCCCCAAATGGAACAACCATATACGACAACAATATTAGTCAACAAGTAAACTACGGTCCATGGTTAATCTTATCTGTAAATACCACAAACAACACAGTTAAAGGAGGAAATACTACAACAGTCACTGCTGACTTGACAAAAAACTCAGATAACCAGGATACTTCAGGTCAGGGAAACATACCTGATGGTACACCAATAAACTTCAATTACCTCCTTGGAACGGTTAACACAACTAATACAACATTCAACAAAGGCAAAGCAAGCATCATTATCACTGCAGGAAATACTAGCGGTACAGCAAATGCAACAGCAACAGTAAACGGATGTACAACAAGTGTTCCAATTGCAGTTGATGCAACAGCACCATCTGTAAGCTCGAACATAGGAACAGGAACATACAATGGTGCACAGACAATAATTTTAACGCCTAACGAACCTGCAACAATATATTACACCACCGATGGCACGGATCCAACAACAAGCACCACAAGAATTGTTTACACAAACCCAATAACCATAAACAACACAACAACACTAAAGTTTGTAGCAATAGATGCTGCAGGTAATATATCACCAGTCTACACACAGACATATACAATAGCAGGATTCAGTTTAAATCAAATCACAGAAGCAGCAAGTTGGGTTAAAAGTTATATTGAAACTAATAAAGCATTACCATCTACGGTTCAAGTTGGTGGAACAAATTTAAATATGGCACAGTTTTTATATTTGGTTTCAATGGCAACTACTCAACTCAGATATGGTGGCAGTGCATATTTAACTGTTGGAAACTTTTCGTTACCATCAAGCAGTACCGAACAACTTTCTACACAAGCCATAAGTATAGAGACATATGTTGATCTCGCTCAGAAAATAGTGGATTATATGAGTAGTAACGGTGCTGCACCACAAAACATGGCTTTAAATGGTCAAACTATTGGATATAACTCAGAAATTTACCTGTACAGTAGAATTCTTACATACTACGGAACCAACAACGATTTACCTCAGTCAATTGTTGTAAAAACATGGTCAACCAGTAATATACCAATAACTGATATAAGTTTCACCACAGATCAAATATCCACAGCTGCAGTATGGGTTAAAAATTACATTGAAACCAATAAGGCACTTCCAAGTACAGTACAGATCGGTGAAACAACCATAACTATAGCACAGTTCTTGTATCTCGAAGCAAAGGCTGTTGATGAACTGGGTGGGGGAAGTGATACACCCATAATAAGTGGAAATTATGGTACAGCTCCTAGTGAAAGTGAAAGTGTAACAAGCGGAAGTTTAGAATGGAGTTCATACCAAAATTTAGCTGCCACTGTAACGACCTTCATACAAAATAATGGAAGAGCCCCCAATTATGGTACAACAAGTTTAGGGAACATCGGTTACAAATCATTAGTTTACTTATTCAGTAGGGTACTGAATTATCATAATACATACTTTAATGGTTTGCCTGGTGGATTACCTTACTATATCAATGTAAAAGCTTGGTCTGCATCAAATATCCCAATAGTTGACACATTCTTCACTGTGGATCAGATCACTAATGCAGCTTCAAGGGTTAAAAGTTATATTGAGACTAATAAAGCACTGCCTAGTACAGTTGCTGTAGGAACCTCAACTTTAAGTACAACTCAGTTCCTATTTTTAGCCTCACGATGTGTATGGCAACTTAACGCCAGTATAACTGCACCTATAAGTGTTGGAAGTGTTTCATCACCAACAAGTACTAGTGAAAGTGTAAATACTGGAACATTAAACCAAGCTAGCTATTCAGAATTAGCAGGTAACGTAGCAGATTTCATAGAAAATTATGGAAGAGCTCCTAATTACGGTACAACAAGTTTAGGGAACATCGGTTACAAATCATTAGTTTATCTCTTTAGCAGAATACTAACTTCCTACAAAACTAACGGTGTTTTACCCTCTTTTGTTAAAGTGAAAGCCTGGTCAACCGCAAACATACCCATAACTTGA
- the dmpI gene encoding 4-oxalocrotonate tautomerase DmpI has product MPVITIDGPKLTKEQKSELVKSFSEKASEIMGLPVESIVTIIREVESENVGTGNILLCDRQRK; this is encoded by the coding sequence ATGCCTGTTATAACCATCGACGGACCAAAACTCACAAAGGAACAAAAATCAGAACTAGTTAAATCATTTTCAGAGAAGGCAAGTGAAATTATGGGACTGCCTGTGGAATCAATTGTCACCATAATAAGGGAAGTTGAATCTGAAAACGTTGGAACCGGAAACATTCTCCTCTGCGACAGACAAAGGAAATAA